From the genome of Nocardioides ginsengisegetis:
GTCAACCAGCGGGTGGTTCCGCAGGGCGACGGGTGGATCCACGCGTCCTGCGCGTCGGGAGCGGACGAATGAGCCGCGAGTGGAAGCCGGGCGACGTGGCGATAGTGACGAACCAGTCCGGCGAGAGTGGCCGCGCGATCCGCTTCTCTGGTTCGCCAGAGGATGGCTGGTTCGCCGAGCGCGACGGCATCGGCGGCGACCTTACGGACGCCCGCCCCCTCGTCGTCATCGACCCCGAGAACCGCGAACAGGTCGAACGGCTGTGCAACTTGGTTGACGGCGCTTTCAACGACACCCGCATCGATGGGACCGGGCCGACCAGTACGGAACTTGCGCAGGCCGCCCTTCGCGAGTTCGCCAACCCGACCCCGCCGAAGCCCGAGGAACCGACCGGACTCGGCGCCGTGGTCGTGGACGAGAAGGGTCGCCTCTGGGTAAACCTCACCGACCCGAAGTGCAGCACCCACACCGATCCGTGGGTCAGCGTCCACGACCCCGACCGATGGGCCTCCTACGCGGACATCGCCGCCGTCAAGGTGCTCTCTGGTGGTGTCGCATGAGCCCCGACACCTACGCCGCCCTGTTCCTGATCGCCGTCGCCGTCGGGTTCGCGCTCCCCTCGCTGCTCATCCGCGCCCTCGTCTACATCGAGGCCCGCGACAACCGCTGGCAGGCCGAGTCCGACGCCGACTTCGCAGAGCGCCGAGTCGACGAATGGTTCGCCGCTGTCGACCAGGCCGTCGCCATCACCTGCGCCGAACCCATCTACGCCGAACTCGCCGTCAAGCGGTTGCGCGCCGAGCTGGACGCGTGGGGTGAGACCGCATGACCGCTCAAAGCGACGCCCACCTCAACGGAGACTGCTGGCCCTCTCAATGCCAGATCTGTCAGGCCGAGGAAGACGCCCGCGAACCACTCAGCGGCGTCTATGGCGCCTGCGCCGGCTGCGGGGCAATCGAAGCCAACCTCGTCAAGCCAACCGGCGCCCGCGACCTGTCCGCGATCGGCGAACACCACGCCTACCCCACCGGCTACGGATGCGAGTTCTGCGCGTGAACACCTACGACGACCACGACGACCTCGCTTGCCCAATGTGCTGCCGCGAGGCATGCCAGACCTGCGCCGCCCCTTGCGAACACACCGACCCCCTGTGCGTCAGGTGCTGCCGGCTCTACCACCAGAACGAACCGATCCGAGAGGACGTCGCATGACGCTGCACATCCTGGACGTTGAGCAGGGAACGCCTCCGTGGCATGACGCTCGCCGAGGAATCGTGACCGCCTCGACCGTCGGCAAGCTACTGACCCCCACGCTCAAGGTCGCATCCAACGACGTGTCCCGAGGCATCACCGCAACCCTCGTCGCCGAACGCATCACCGGCCACACCGAGGAAACCGGCATGAGCCCCGACATGTGGCGAGGTGTCGAGTCCGAGCCGATCGCCCGCGACCTCTACTCCGGCCACTACCAGCAGGCCGTCGAGGTCGGGTTCATGCGCCGCGACGAAGACGACTGGACGCTCGGATACTCGCCCGATGGCCTCGTGGCTGACGACGGGCTGATCGAGATCAAGTCGCCCCGCCAGAAGACCCACCTGAACACGATTCTGGCGAACGAGGTCCCGACGCACTACATGCCGCAGTTGCAGGCCGGGCTACTCGTCTCCGGCCGCAAGTGGATCGACTTTGTGTCCTACTGCGGCGGCCTCCCCCTCTGGGTCAAACGCGTCACACCCGACCCCGCCTGGTTCGACGCCATCACCGCAGCCTGCCAGCAGTTCGAGAAGGCCGCCGCCGAAATGGGCGCGGCCTACACCCAAGCAATCGTCGGCCTCCCCACCACGGAGCGGGTCGACTTCAACCGAGTGGAGTTGAAGCTCGCATGAAGCACGTCGAAGACCGTTCGGCCATCCGACCGAGGCCGCATCACTACATGAACGCGGACGGCACCTGTCACGCGGGCGACCTCATGGAGCACGGGACGCCGTTCGTCGCGCTCTACGACGCCGAGGAACTGTGTCGCATCGTCAACGCGGAGAAGGCGGAGGCGTGGGACGAGGGCAAGTGGGCGTGCTACAGCGCCGAGCGCGAATCCCGCGACGGCTCGGCCCTCATCAACCCCTACGCCAGACACCTGGAGCACTGATGCGCGTCACCATCGAAAAGAAGACCGACCAGCTCAACTATGAAGACTTCCTGGGCGGCGTGACGCGAATCGTCACCATCGCAGGAGTCAAGGCCGGCACCAAGGAGCAGCAGTACGACATCGCCATCGAAGGCGACACGCGCTTCTGGCGACCAGCCGTCACGGTCCTCAAGCAACTGGTCGACGCGTGGGGCGACGATGCTACCGAGTGGGTTGGACGCCGCGCCGAACTGTACGGCGACCCGGAGGTCTCGTTCGGCCGCGACAAGGTCGGCGGAATCAGGGTCTCTCGGCTCTCCCACATCGACGGCCCGAGGACCGCGAACCTGACGATCACCAGGGGCAAGCGCGGCAACTTCACCGTGACACCGCTGCCTGACACGCCCACCGCACCCCCCGAGCCCACCGCCGAAGAGGTCGCCGCCTGCACCGACGTCGACCAGTTGAAGGCGATGTGGCGCAACTCCAGCCCCGAGCGTCGCCAGCAGATCGAGCAGAGGGTGGCCGACCTCAACGACGAGCCGACGGGTGACGCCTAATGCGCGCCCTGGTCGCGGTCGCTGCCGTGTGGCCGCTGCTCGTCGAGGTGAAGGCGTTCAGGACGGCGCTGGTGGTTGCGGGGTGGGGCGGGTGAAGACCTGCTCAACGGAAGGCTGTGCGCAGCCATCGATGGCTAGGGGCCTTTGTCGGCTCCACTACGAACGGGCGACTAGGGGCTATGTCCCGCGCACTCCGGCCAGCCCACTAGATAGCTGGTTTGAGAAGACCAAAGGTTGCTGGATCTGGAAGGGCCACATCACTAGGTATGGCTACGGCCAGCTCCGCGGCAAGAAGGCACACCGCTTGGTCTATGAAGCAATGGTCGGGCCAATCCCCGAGGGATTGGTGATCGACCACCTATGTCGCAATCGGGCGTGTGTCAATCCAGAACACATGGAGCCCGTCACCAATGAGGAGAATCTCGACCGCGGAGCTCGCAGCCCCAGTAAGACGACTTGCCCGGTGGGGCACTCATACACGCCCGAAAACACCTACGTCTACAACGGCGCCCGCCAATGCCGGACGTGCAGGCGTGAAGCGGCGCGGCGGTATCGGGCGCGGATCGCGGAGGCGAGCTAGTGACTCGCAACCGCGCCACCGCCAAGAAGGCCGGCACCGCATGGGAGACGGCGATCGTCGGCGCGCTCGTCGCCTACGGATGGCCCCACGCTGAACGCCGACGCCTAGCGGGAGCCGCCGACAAGGGTGACATAGCCGGCATCCCCGGCGTCGTCATCGAAGCGAAGAACACCAAGGGGTATGCGCTCGCCGAAGCTGTCGACGAAGCCAACCATGAGGCCGTCAACGCCTCCGCACCCATCGGTGTCGCCTGGTTGAAGCGCAAGGGCAAGACCGACCCGCTCGCCGGCTACGTCGTCATGGACGGCGCGACCTTCCTGCGGCTGCTCGGAGAGGCGGGCTACCAGTGACCATCGCCGCCAACCTCGCCACCCTGGCCGCCGACCTCAACGGCTGGACCAACGCCATCGACAAGGCCAGACGCGCCTACGCCCAGCACCTCAACGAGCTCGAAGCCCACACGATCTGCCGCGACTGCGACCGACCAGCCACCAGCCAAGGCCGCTGCGACCCACACCGCCGCCGCTACTGGTCCGAATGCAGCCAGCGCGCCCGCGACAAGAAGAAGGAGACCACGGCATGACCCGCCACTGGGACCGCGACGAATCCCCATCCACTCTCACCCACGGCGAATGGCGACTCGACCCGAAGACCCGCGTGCTCGTGTGGGTTGACGCACCGCCCGTCAAGGAAGACCCGATCGCCTGCTACGTCTGTTTTGCCACCATCTACCAGTCTTGCCGGACCATCGGCGGCAGTCGCACCAAGGACCACGCCGGACGCGCACCCCGTCTGTGCCGTTGTGGACGCGAGCCGTCCTACCGCGCTTCCTACTGCGACACCTGCCGACCAGAGGAGCACCGGGCACGCGCTCGAGCGAGCAAGCGACGTGTGGCTGACCGCAGGTGGGCCGAGTCTCAGCGGGAGGCGGCGTGAGCGGGCAGTTCGAGGACGACGGCGACAAGATCCGCGAGCTGCTGGCCGCGCTCACCGCCGAGCGTTACCGCTCTCCCTGGTGGCGCACACCCGCCGACCACCACCCCGCGAGCGCACCCGACGCGCTCACCGACTGGGACGACTCAGAAG
Proteins encoded in this window:
- a CDS encoding lambda exonuclease family protein produces the protein MTLHILDVEQGTPPWHDARRGIVTASTVGKLLTPTLKVASNDVSRGITATLVAERITGHTEETGMSPDMWRGVESEPIARDLYSGHYQQAVEVGFMRRDEDDWTLGYSPDGLVADDGLIEIKSPRQKTHLNTILANEVPTHYMPQLQAGLLVSGRKWIDFVSYCGGLPLWVKRVTPDPAWFDAITAACQQFEKAAAEMGAAYTQAIVGLPTTERVDFNRVELKLA
- a CDS encoding HNH endonuclease signature motif containing protein; the protein is MARGLCRLHYERATRGYVPRTPASPLDSWFEKTKGCWIWKGHITRYGYGQLRGKKAHRLVYEAMVGPIPEGLVIDHLCRNRACVNPEHMEPVTNEENLDRGARSPSKTTCPVGHSYTPENTYVYNGARQCRTCRREAARRYRARIAEAS